In Methylovirgula sp., a single genomic region encodes these proteins:
- a CDS encoding GH25 family lysozyme → MPDSEVYPTAADFEIHGIDVSRYQGDIDWNSVRESGVRFAWIKATEGGDRVDEKFGANWMASKAAGVPRGAYHFAYWCRPAEEQAAWFLQNVPNDPQALPPVLDVEWNPASLTCPHHVPPEAARAMMKTILDAMQHAYGKQPIIYTSVDFYRDVLADGAFMEYPMWVRSVKCYPDVKYAGRHWNFWQHTAQGHVPGIRGYVDRNAFYGSSHDWHQWLVAEAVEGT, encoded by the coding sequence GTGCCTGACAGCGAAGTCTATCCGACCGCCGCCGATTTCGAGATTCATGGCATCGACGTTTCCCGCTATCAGGGCGACATCGACTGGAATTCCGTGCGCGAATCCGGCGTACGTTTTGCCTGGATCAAGGCGACCGAGGGTGGCGACCGCGTCGACGAAAAATTCGGTGCGAATTGGATGGCGTCGAAGGCGGCAGGGGTACCGCGGGGTGCCTACCATTTCGCCTATTGGTGTCGCCCGGCTGAGGAACAGGCGGCCTGGTTCCTGCAAAACGTGCCGAACGATCCGCAGGCGCTTCCGCCAGTGCTTGATGTCGAATGGAACCCGGCGTCTCTGACGTGTCCACATCATGTCCCGCCCGAAGCTGCGCGGGCGATGATGAAAACCATTCTCGACGCGATGCAGCACGCCTACGGCAAGCAGCCGATCATTTACACGTCGGTCGATTTTTATCGCGATGTTCTCGCCGACGGCGCATTCATGGAATATCCGATGTGGGTGCGCAGCGTGAAATGCTATCCGGACGTCAAGTATGCCGGACGGCATTGGAATTTCTGGCAGCACACGGCACAGGGGCATGTGCCGGGCATTCGCGGCTATGTCGACCGCAACGCCTTTTACGGCTCGTCGCACGATTGGCATCAATGGCTTGTCGCCGAGGCAGTCGAAGGCACTTGA
- a CDS encoding class III extradiol ring-cleavage dioxygenase, translating into MTISSAPWPTLFIPHGGGPCFFMDDPQQLWTRMGAYLRGIPDALGRRPKAVLVVSGHWLESVPTVQAGAHPGLLFDYYNFPEHTYQLTWPAPGAPELAARVGELLRIGGFEPAAETARGWDHGVFIPFKVMWPEADVPVMQLSLQKDLDPATHLAMGRTLAPLRHEDVLIVGSGMSYHNLKNFFSGRGDAEAAAFDTWLDETLGVSAPVRERRLVEWASAPGAASSHPEAEHLLPLHVVVGAAGDAQGRRTYHDHIVGKPISGFQFG; encoded by the coding sequence ATGACAATCTCATCGGCGCCTTGGCCGACACTATTCATTCCCCACGGTGGCGGTCCGTGTTTCTTCATGGACGATCCGCAGCAGCTCTGGACGAGAATGGGCGCTTATTTGCGCGGTATCCCTGACGCTCTTGGGCGCCGCCCGAAAGCCGTTCTTGTCGTCTCAGGCCATTGGCTTGAATCTGTGCCCACGGTACAGGCTGGTGCCCATCCGGGGCTTCTCTTTGATTATTATAATTTTCCCGAACACACCTATCAGTTGACGTGGCCCGCGCCGGGTGCACCGGAGCTTGCAGCACGTGTCGGCGAGCTTTTGCGCATCGGCGGTTTTGAACCCGCTGCAGAAACCGCACGCGGTTGGGACCATGGCGTCTTCATACCGTTCAAGGTGATGTGGCCGGAGGCTGATGTGCCGGTCATGCAGCTTTCCTTACAAAAGGATCTCGATCCGGCGACACATCTTGCGATGGGCCGCACCCTTGCCCCGCTGCGGCATGAGGATGTGCTCATCGTTGGCAGCGGCATGAGCTATCACAATCTGAAGAATTTCTTTTCGGGGCGCGGTGATGCCGAGGCCGCGGCGTTTGATACCTGGCTCGACGAAACGCTGGGCGTGTCGGCCCCTGTACGCGAGCGCCGGCTGGTGGAATGGGCAAGCGCGCCCGGCGCCGCGTCGAGCCATCCGGAGGCCGAACATTTGCTGCCGTTGCATGTCGTTGTCGGCGCCGCTGGCGATGCACAAGGGCGACGCACCTATCATGACCATATTGTCGGCAAGCCAATTTCAGGCTTTCAATTCGGCTAA
- a CDS encoding mechanosensitive ion channel family protein → MKAPASLPWWIRDLGHYLPSWLVSTLVLVAAAALALIFHRTILRVIRRFIGPDHVFIQSLISRVFGATRFALVLAAVALVLPIVPLSGATTLLIAQALAICFTLLIGWASLMAIELAGDFYIGRFKIDLADNLLARKHVTQVRVLRRAAETVVMMITIAVALMSIPQVRQFGVSLIASAGAAGIIVGLAARPVLTNLIAGVQIAITQPIRIGDAVVVENEWGWIEEITGTYIVIQIWDWRRMIVPLSYFLQTPFQNWTRMSSELIGSVMFWVDYTTPVEALRQKLSEIVENSKLWDRRVVNLQVSDVSENAMQIRALASARNSQDVWDLRCEMREKLIAFMQESYPASLPKQRAEVQGFDELSRRPANPPPRAANGHKAVAN, encoded by the coding sequence ATGAAAGCTCCAGCAAGCCTGCCCTGGTGGATTCGTGATCTCGGACATTATCTGCCCAGCTGGCTCGTCAGCACTCTCGTGCTCGTGGCTGCGGCTGCGCTCGCGCTCATATTCCATCGGACCATCCTGCGGGTGATCCGGCGCTTTATCGGCCCCGACCACGTTTTCATTCAATCGCTCATCTCGCGCGTATTCGGCGCAACGCGCTTTGCGCTGGTCCTCGCGGCGGTCGCCCTCGTCTTGCCCATCGTGCCGCTCTCGGGCGCGACAACGCTGTTGATCGCGCAGGCGCTCGCCATTTGTTTCACGTTGCTGATCGGGTGGGCATCCCTGATGGCGATCGAGCTTGCCGGGGATTTCTATATTGGCCGGTTCAAGATCGACCTCGCCGACAATCTGCTGGCGCGCAAACATGTGACGCAGGTCCGCGTGCTGCGCCGCGCGGCGGAAACCGTGGTCATGATGATCACCATTGCGGTCGCCCTAATGAGCATCCCGCAAGTACGCCAATTCGGCGTCAGCCTGATTGCGTCAGCTGGCGCCGCCGGTATCATCGTCGGTCTCGCCGCGCGGCCTGTTCTCACCAATCTCATTGCCGGCGTGCAGATTGCGATCACTCAGCCAATCCGCATCGGCGATGCCGTCGTTGTCGAGAACGAATGGGGATGGATCGAGGAAATTACCGGCACTTATATCGTCATCCAAATCTGGGATTGGCGACGGATGATTGTGCCGCTGTCGTATTTTCTGCAAACGCCCTTCCAGAATTGGACGCGCATGTCGTCCGAACTCATCGGCAGCGTCATGTTCTGGGTGGACTACACCACGCCAGTCGAGGCTTTGCGCCAGAAGCTCAGCGAGATCGTCGAGAATTCAAAATTATGGGATCGGCGTGTCGTCAATCTGCAGGTTTCGGACGTTTCCGAAAACGCCATGCAGATTCGTGCCCTGGCGAGCGCCCGAAATTCGCAAGATGTGTGGGACCTGCGCTGCGAAATGCGCGAAAAACTGATCGCATTTATGCAGGAAAGCTATCCGGCCTCCCTGCCCAAACAGCGCGCCGAGGTGCAAGGCTTTGACGAGCTTTCTCGGCGGCCCGCAAATCCGCCGCCGCGGGCCGCGAATGGCCATAAGGCGGTCGCCAATTAG
- a CDS encoding Rne/Rng family ribonuclease yields the protein MPNKMLIDASHPEETRVVVTRGHRVEEFDFESADKKQLRGNIYLAKVTRVEPSLQAAFVDYGGNRHGFLAFSEIHPDYYQIPVSDRQELLEEDAHAHLEEEENHRPRRSRRHQRAEKRRGDDERLADSAPAALEENASAPGDFAEAQVAGFEPAASHEDHNEDHSADEAPNLEAAAVRVIEIEAAIVPNDAAEAAHDAADGEDNAPHVLVADPAGFAIVDDAPPAHEKTVEGEVEARERDVPAPAEHSEDDEDEDDEEEEHVEQLGGDAMEEVPQRMHRSRRQYKIQEVIKRRQVLLVQVVKEERGNKGAALTTYLSLAGRYSVLMPNTARGGGISRKITDAGDRQRLKSIAQDLEVPEGMGVILRTAGASRTKAEVKRDFEYLLRMWETVREMTLKSSAPTLVYEEGSLIKRSIRDLYNKDIDEVTVAGEPGYREAKDFMRMLMPSHAKNVHLYRDPQPIFAKSGVEAQLDAMFTNHVTLKSGGYLVINQTEALVAIDVNSGRATREHDIEDTATRTNLEAADEIARQLRLRDLAGLIVVDFIDMEENRNNRSVERRMKEALKNDRARIQIGRISHFGLLEMSRQRIRTGVLEGSTIICPHCAGVGTVRSTSSIALHVLRLLEDALIKSASHNITVRTRTEVALYILNQKRANLRDLERRFGVAITIAADDSLIGAAYHTMERGEPAVGVPELPHAAPALEMPEEEEDLDVSETEDGEAEDQTAGEAGTDDEEGARRKRRRRRRRGRGSDREASGIQPGAPQPSDDALAYVAAIDGIPETARAESEDGESDAEDTVNEDGESKLMPARDERPRRRRSRRRGRGGGETREPQSAEAADGETSEGEVSEGEASGGLEIVEREDLFALEAPPELAASHEHAPRHVEPEAPAPVAHYYEPSVVTPAAEPESIAAEPEPVAAEPDPNRPKRSGWWQRAKASLGS from the coding sequence ATGCCCAACAAAATGCTTATCGATGCTTCGCATCCCGAGGAGACCCGGGTTGTCGTCACACGCGGCCATCGTGTCGAGGAATTTGATTTCGAATCGGCCGACAAGAAACAACTTCGCGGCAATATCTATTTAGCGAAGGTCACCCGCGTCGAACCTTCGCTGCAAGCGGCTTTCGTCGATTACGGCGGCAACCGGCACGGCTTTCTCGCCTTTTCCGAGATTCATCCGGATTATTACCAGATCCCGGTCTCCGACCGGCAGGAGCTTCTCGAAGAAGATGCTCATGCCCATCTCGAGGAAGAGGAAAATCATCGCCCACGCCGCAGCCGCCGGCATCAACGTGCCGAAAAGCGCCGTGGCGACGACGAAAGATTGGCGGACTCCGCGCCCGCAGCACTCGAAGAGAACGCCTCGGCGCCCGGCGATTTCGCCGAGGCGCAGGTCGCAGGATTCGAACCTGCTGCATCCCATGAAGATCACAATGAAGATCACAGCGCGGACGAAGCCCCAAACCTAGAGGCCGCCGCAGTTCGTGTCATCGAAATCGAAGCTGCTATCGTGCCGAACGACGCGGCCGAAGCCGCGCACGATGCCGCAGACGGCGAAGACAACGCGCCGCATGTGCTGGTCGCCGACCCGGCCGGATTTGCCATCGTCGACGACGCGCCACCGGCACATGAAAAGACCGTTGAGGGCGAAGTCGAGGCGCGCGAGCGCGATGTGCCCGCACCGGCGGAACATTCCGAGGATGACGAGGACGAAGACGACGAGGAAGAAGAGCACGTCGAACAGCTCGGTGGCGACGCGATGGAAGAAGTTCCGCAGCGAATGCACCGCTCGCGGCGCCAATATAAAATCCAGGAAGTGATCAAGCGCCGTCAGGTGCTGCTCGTTCAGGTGGTCAAGGAAGAACGCGGCAATAAAGGCGCGGCGCTGACGACCTATCTGTCGCTTGCCGGCCGTTATTCAGTGCTGATGCCAAACACCGCGCGCGGTGGCGGCATTTCCCGCAAAATCACCGACGCGGGTGACCGCCAGCGGTTGAAGTCGATCGCCCAGGACCTCGAAGTGCCGGAAGGCATGGGCGTGATCCTGCGCACGGCCGGCGCTTCGCGCACCAAAGCAGAGGTGAAGCGCGATTTTGAATATCTCCTGCGCATGTGGGAGACCGTGCGCGAGATGACATTGAAGTCGTCAGCGCCGACGCTCGTCTATGAGGAAGGTTCGCTGATCAAGCGCTCCATCCGCGATCTCTACAACAAGGACATCGACGAGGTGACCGTCGCCGGTGAGCCGGGTTATCGCGAGGCGAAGGACTTCATGCGCATGCTCATGCCGAGCCATGCGAAGAACGTTCACCTTTATCGCGATCCGCAGCCGATCTTCGCCAAATCCGGCGTCGAAGCTCAGCTCGACGCGATGTTCACCAATCACGTCACGCTGAAGTCCGGCGGCTATCTGGTCATCAACCAGACCGAGGCGCTTGTCGCGATCGACGTGAACTCAGGCCGCGCAACGCGCGAGCATGACATCGAAGACACCGCGACACGCACCAATCTCGAAGCCGCCGACGAAATCGCCCGGCAGCTTCGCCTGCGCGACCTTGCCGGCCTCATCGTTGTCGATTTCATCGACATGGAAGAAAACCGCAACAATCGCTCGGTCGAGCGGCGGATGAAGGAAGCGCTCAAGAACGATCGAGCGCGCATCCAGATCGGCCGCATCTCGCATTTCGGTCTGCTCGAAATGTCGCGTCAGCGGATCAGGACCGGCGTGCTCGAAGGTTCGACGATCATCTGTCCACATTGCGCCGGCGTCGGCACGGTGCGCTCGACCTCGTCGATCGCGCTGCATGTTCTGCGCTTGCTTGAAGACGCATTGATCAAAAGCGCCTCGCACAACATCACCGTGCGGACGCGGACCGAAGTCGCGCTTTACATTCTCAATCAGAAGCGCGCCAATCTGCGTGACCTCGAGCGCCGCTTCGGCGTCGCGATCACCATTGCGGCCGACGATTCACTGATCGGCGCCGCCTACCACACGATGGAGCGCGGCGAACCGGCGGTCGGCGTTCCCGAATTGCCGCACGCTGCGCCAGCGCTTGAAATGCCGGAAGAGGAAGAGGATCTCGACGTCTCGGAGACCGAAGACGGCGAGGCTGAAGATCAGACGGCGGGCGAAGCCGGAACCGACGACGAGGAAGGCGCCAGACGCAAACGCCGGCGCCGGCGTCGGCGCGGCCGTGGCAGCGATCGCGAAGCTTCAGGCATACAGCCTGGCGCGCCGCAGCCTTCAGACGACGCCCTCGCCTATGTCGCGGCCATCGATGGCATTCCAGAAACAGCGCGCGCCGAGTCCGAAGATGGCGAGAGCGACGCTGAAGACACGGTAAACGAAGACGGCGAGAGCAAACTTATGCCGGCCCGCGATGAGCGGCCGCGTCGGCGTCGCTCACGCCGGCGGGGTCGTGGCGGTGGCGAGACTCGCGAGCCGCAATCGGCCGAGGCCGCTGATGGCGAGACCTCAGAAGGTGAGGTTTCGGAAGGCGAGGCTTCTGGAGGTTTGGAGATCGTCGAGCGTGAGGATCTTTTCGCGCTCGAAGCTCCGCCGGAGCTAGCTGCGTCGCATGAGCATGCGCCGCGGCACGTCGAGCCCGAAGCCCCGGCCCCGGTCGCGCATTATTACGAGCCTTCGGTTGTGACGCCGGCAGCCGAACCGGAATCGATCGCCGCTGAGCCGGAGCCGGTCGCGGCCGAGCCGGACCCTAATCGGCCGAAACGCAGCGGCTGGTGGCAACGCGCCAAGGCAAGCCTCGGCAGTTAA
- a CDS encoding N-acetylmuramoyl-L-alanine amidase: protein MSLNLAGLQKRRVFAALASSWLATGLSLAGQAASAQTTGIVGLRQVAGASAQNQPSGPVYAGVPRLDNGVDRAQLSFALSAPVHATSFVLAAPDRIVVELPQVVFAGPTGEASHGKVRHRHEPTLKLGGMVTSYRFGLFEPGKSRIVIDLAGQARIVRAETVADANGIHLIVALAKTERGAFIAEARRDPQAAERDTPTAPIPQAVASSALPIVVIDPGHGGIDSGAMVRGLVEKNIVFAFARELAGKLRNSGRYKVIMTRDSDVFVALGDRVKIARDAGASLFVSIHADTVSDAAEVSGATVYTCSEHASDAEAARTAEKENQSDAAAGVESKDDNNGVSDILFDLTRQETRTYSRVFARTLVNYWQVAARLNKNPERFAGFRVLKAPDVPSVLIELGYLSNAADGTSLGSATWRDTTTGKVAAAIDAFFTAKGVLPEKDATTAQSGALLDPLPTATLK, encoded by the coding sequence ATGAGCCTGAATTTGGCTGGACTCCAGAAACGCCGGGTATTTGCCGCACTGGCCTCCTCGTGGCTCGCCACGGGGCTGTCGCTTGCGGGGCAGGCCGCTTCGGCGCAAACCACTGGAATCGTTGGCTTGCGGCAGGTCGCTGGCGCCAGCGCCCAAAACCAGCCCTCCGGGCCGGTCTATGCCGGCGTTCCACGGCTCGATAACGGCGTCGACCGGGCGCAATTGAGCTTCGCCCTTTCGGCTCCGGTCCACGCCACGTCGTTTGTACTGGCAGCGCCTGACCGTATCGTCGTCGAACTGCCGCAAGTCGTCTTTGCCGGCCCGACCGGCGAAGCCAGCCATGGCAAGGTGCGTCATCGCCATGAGCCGACTCTTAAGCTTGGCGGCATGGTGACTTCCTACCGCTTCGGCCTTTTCGAGCCCGGCAAATCGCGAATCGTCATTGATCTTGCCGGGCAGGCCCGAATTGTGCGCGCCGAGACCGTGGCCGATGCCAACGGCATCCATCTGATCGTCGCCCTCGCCAAAACCGAGCGGGGAGCGTTCATAGCTGAGGCGCGGCGTGACCCGCAGGCCGCCGAGAGGGATACGCCAACCGCGCCGATTCCTCAGGCGGTCGCATCGAGCGCATTGCCGATCGTCGTCATCGACCCGGGTCACGGCGGTATCGATAGCGGCGCAATGGTCCGTGGGCTGGTCGAGAAAAATATCGTGTTCGCGTTCGCCCGGGAGCTTGCTGGCAAGCTGCGCAACAGCGGCCGTTACAAGGTGATCATGACGCGTGACAGCGACGTCTTCGTGGCGCTTGGCGATAGGGTGAAGATCGCCCGCGATGCCGGCGCGTCGCTGTTCGTCTCGATCCATGCCGACACGGTATCGGACGCCGCCGAGGTTTCCGGCGCCACGGTCTATACCTGTTCGGAGCACGCTTCCGACGCCGAAGCCGCGCGGACGGCTGAAAAGGAAAACCAGTCCGATGCGGCGGCGGGCGTCGAGAGCAAGGACGACAACAATGGCGTCTCGGATATTCTCTTCGATCTGACGCGCCAGGAGACGCGCACCTACAGCCGCGTTTTCGCGCGCACCCTCGTCAATTACTGGCAGGTTGCGGCGCGGCTGAACAAAAACCCCGAGCGGTTTGCCGGATTCCGGGTTTTGAAGGCACCGGACGTGCCGTCGGTGCTCATCGAGCTTGGCTATCTCTCCAACGCCGCCGATGGCACGTCTCTCGGCTCCGCCACCTGGCGCGATACGACCACGGGTAAGGTCGCCGCGGCCATCGATGCCTTCTTCACCGCCAAGGGCGTCTTGCCGGAGAAGGATGCCACCACGGCACAATCCGGCGCACTGCTCGACCCGCTGCCGACCGCGACGCTGAAATAA
- a CDS encoding penicillin-binding protein 1A: MRYVARLLGFIFTSLTIVFIVGAAAAGIVIWKFEQDLPDYTQLKNYEPPVMTRVHAADGSVLAEYSKQRRLYLPSFAIPPLVKEAFISAEDKNFYHHGGVDFEGMARAALVFVQGTRHMQGASTITQQVAKNFFLSPKRDVTRKIREALLSFRIESAYSKEKILELYLNEIYLGMGNYGVAASALNYFNKSVNELTVAEVAYLAALPKGPNNYNPYTERERAIDRRNWVIDRMVENGYVAPAEGAKAKAEPLGVTQRVLSPNTYAAGFFAEEVRRELLDRYGEKKLYEGGLSVRATLDPTVQMMARHALADGLVRYDEARGFHGPIKHIEIGQDWGPPLATLPALGDVAPWRLAVVLEADDQSLRIGLQPRKLPSGEVEAKRETGVVLPVGLKWAHRRQHSTLATGDIIYVEPIAGQPGQYRLRQTPEVGGAIVVMDPVTGRVLAMVGGFSFDQSEFNRATQAFRQPGSSFKPFVYAAAIDNGYTPSSIELDEPVSIDQGPGLGIWTPENFEGKSSGPHTLRYAIEHSINQMTVRLARDIGMPLIADYARRFGIYDNLPLYLSNSLGSGETTLMRMTTAYAMLCNGGKRIKATLIDRIQDRWGHTIYRHDERICQNCNETAWQNQDEPAIIDKREQVIDPMTAYQITSIMEGVIERGTGQAIRAVGKHLAGKTGTTNDAKDLWFVGYSPDLTVGVFMGYDHPRSLGDSAQAALYTAPIFRDFMEVALKDKPDVPFRVPPGIKLISVDLKTGMRSTGPGTILEAFKPGTAPPTNFNYGSQPATVLTVDPNADHNLGQGTGGLY; encoded by the coding sequence ATGCGTTATGTTGCCCGGCTTCTCGGCTTTATCTTCACGAGCCTGACGATCGTTTTCATCGTCGGGGCCGCTGCGGCGGGCATCGTCATTTGGAAGTTCGAGCAGGATCTGCCGGATTATACGCAGCTCAAGAATTACGAACCGCCGGTGATGACCCGCGTTCATGCGGCGGACGGCTCGGTGCTGGCCGAATATTCCAAGCAGCGGCGGCTCTATCTGCCGAGTTTTGCGATCCCGCCCTTGGTGAAAGAAGCTTTCATCTCGGCCGAGGATAAGAATTTCTATCATCACGGCGGCGTCGATTTCGAGGGCATGGCCCGCGCCGCGCTCGTCTTCGTCCAGGGCACGCGCCACATGCAGGGCGCTTCGACCATCACCCAGCAGGTCGCCAAGAACTTCTTCCTCAGCCCTAAACGCGACGTCACCCGCAAGATTCGCGAGGCGCTGCTCTCTTTCCGGATCGAGTCCGCCTATTCGAAAGAGAAGATCCTCGAGCTCTACCTCAACGAGATTTATCTCGGCATGGGCAATTACGGGGTCGCGGCATCGGCACTGAATTACTTCAACAAATCGGTCAATGAACTGACGGTTGCCGAGGTCGCCTATCTCGCGGCGTTGCCGAAAGGCCCGAACAATTACAATCCCTATACCGAGCGCGAACGTGCCATCGACCGGCGCAATTGGGTCATCGATCGGATGGTCGAGAACGGCTACGTGGCGCCCGCTGAAGGCGCCAAGGCAAAGGCCGAACCGCTGGGTGTGACGCAGCGTGTGCTTTCGCCGAATACCTATGCCGCCGGCTTCTTTGCCGAAGAAGTGCGCCGCGAATTGCTCGACCGCTACGGCGAAAAGAAACTCTACGAAGGTGGGCTTTCCGTTCGCGCCACGCTGGACCCGACCGTGCAGATGATGGCGCGTCATGCGCTGGCCGACGGTCTCGTCCGCTACGATGAGGCGCGCGGCTTCCACGGCCCGATCAAACATATCGAGATCGGGCAGGACTGGGGTCCACCGCTCGCCACCCTCCCGGCCCTGGGCGATGTCGCGCCCTGGCGGCTTGCTGTCGTTCTCGAAGCCGACGACCAGTCGCTGCGCATCGGCTTGCAGCCGAGAAAATTGCCGTCGGGCGAGGTTGAAGCCAAACGCGAAACCGGCGTCGTCCTCCCCGTCGGCCTGAAATGGGCACACCGGCGTCAGCATTCGACACTGGCGACGGGCGACATCATTTACGTCGAGCCCATCGCCGGCCAGCCCGGACAATACCGGCTGCGGCAAACGCCGGAAGTTGGCGGCGCCATCGTCGTCATGGACCCGGTCACTGGTCGCGTGCTCGCGATGGTCGGCGGCTTTTCCTTCGATCAGTCCGAGTTCAACCGCGCGACGCAGGCGTTCCGCCAGCCAGGCTCGTCGTTCAAGCCATTCGTCTATGCGGCGGCGATCGATAACGGCTATACGCCGTCATCCATCGAGCTCGACGAACCGGTCTCGATTGATCAGGGGCCGGGCCTCGGCATCTGGACGCCGGAAAACTTTGAAGGCAAATCGAGCGGCCCGCACACGCTGCGCTATGCGATCGAACATTCGATCAACCAGATGACGGTGCGGCTCGCCCGCGATATCGGCATGCCGCTGATCGCCGATTACGCGCGCCGCTTCGGCATCTATGATAATCTGCCGCTCTATCTCTCAAACTCGCTCGGCTCAGGCGAGACGACGCTGATGCGCATGACCACCGCCTACGCGATGCTTTGCAATGGCGGCAAGAGAATCAAAGCGACGCTGATCGACCGCATCCAGGACCGCTGGGGCCACACGATCTATCGGCACGACGAACGCATCTGCCAGAATTGCAACGAGACTGCCTGGCAAAATCAGGACGAGCCGGCGATCATCGACAAGCGCGAACAGGTCATCGATCCGATGACTGCCTATCAGATCACCTCGATCATGGAAGGCGTGATCGAACGCGGCACGGGCCAGGCGATCCGCGCCGTCGGCAAGCATCTCGCCGGCAAGACCGGCACGACCAATGACGCGAAAGACCTTTGGTTCGTCGGCTATTCACCGGACCTCACGGTTGGTGTCTTCATGGGCTACGACCATCCACGCTCGCTTGGAGATTCCGCCCAGGCCGCCCTTTATACCGCGCCGATCTTCCGCGACTTTATGGAAGTCGCGCTCAAAGATAAGCCGGACGTGCCGTTCCGCGTGCCGCCGGGCATCAAGCTTATTTCTGTCGATCTGAAGACCGGTATGCGCTCGACGGGGCCGGGCACGATCCTTGAAGCGTTCAAGCCGGGCACCGCGCCGCCGACCAATTTCAACTATGGCTCGCAGCCGGCGACCGTGCTCACCGTCGATCCCAATGCGGATCATAATTTGGGGCAGGGCACCGGCGGCCTCTACTAG
- a CDS encoding NADPH-dependent F420 reductase: protein MSYAIIGFGKIGQALAYAFARKNIKVTVASRRPPEALAPQAGAIGPTVVAKSLQDAVEADTIILAVPFGEHREVAKALPSWKGKTIIDAMNTFGVPPEELDGLPSSAFVAKAFIGATLVKGFNHLGATKLAADPIVEGFHRVVFLSSDDEDAVALVADLANQLGFAPVNLGKLNQGGRLVHARGRIWGQLIFQDLFKKEQ from the coding sequence ATGAGCTACGCGATTATAGGATTCGGTAAGATAGGCCAGGCTCTCGCCTACGCCTTCGCCCGTAAGAACATCAAGGTAACCGTCGCGAGCCGCCGGCCGCCCGAGGCGTTGGCGCCACAGGCTGGGGCGATTGGACCCACGGTCGTCGCCAAGTCACTACAAGATGCAGTCGAGGCCGACACGATCATCTTGGCGGTGCCGTTCGGGGAGCATCGCGAGGTTGCGAAGGCCCTGCCAAGCTGGAAAGGCAAGACGATCATCGACGCGATGAACACGTTTGGAGTTCCGCCTGAGGAGCTGGACGGCCTCCCATCCTCCGCCTTCGTTGCGAAGGCGTTCATTGGCGCCACGCTCGTGAAGGGTTTCAACCATCTGGGCGCAACCAAACTGGCTGCCGATCCAATCGTCGAGGGTTTCCACCGGGTCGTCTTTCTTTCGAGCGACGACGAGGACGCAGTCGCGCTCGTGGCGGATTTGGCCAACCAGCTCGGCTTTGCACCCGTCAATCTGGGCAAACTCAACCAAGGTGGCCGGCTGGTCCATGCACGCGGCCGCATTTGGGGCCAGCTGATCTTCCAGGACCTGTTCAAGAAGGAGCAGTAA